One window of the Shewanella maritima genome contains the following:
- a CDS encoding 16S rRNA pseudouridine(516) synthase has protein sequence MAKRGRLDSFVAKKLQVSKKAVRNLLIEKQLWVDGELATGLDQQIDEFSHIVCASEVLQQFTRRYYLLHKPVGVVSATTDDIHPTALSLLALQQSEQAMLHIAGRLDLNSTGALIITNDAKWSDALMAPERKVAKEYLVTLGNPIDASYIQPFLDGMYFGYEDITTKPAELEIVSDYQAKVTLHEGKYHQIKRMFGRFRNPVVALHRTAIGEIKLADLPLGEYRELTQAEVDSVKR, from the coding sequence ATGGCTAAGCGAGGCAGACTCGATAGTTTTGTCGCCAAAAAGCTGCAAGTCTCAAAAAAAGCGGTGCGTAATCTGCTGATTGAAAAACAATTATGGGTTGATGGTGAATTAGCCACTGGGCTTGATCAGCAAATCGATGAGTTTAGTCATATCGTGTGTGCTAGTGAGGTGTTGCAACAATTTACCCGGCGCTACTATTTACTGCATAAACCCGTTGGTGTGGTGAGCGCGACTACAGATGATATTCACCCCACCGCGCTTAGTTTACTGGCGCTACAACAAAGTGAACAAGCAATGCTACATATCGCAGGTCGGCTCGACCTGAACTCTACTGGCGCACTTATCATAACCAATGATGCCAAATGGTCAGATGCATTAATGGCGCCCGAGCGCAAAGTCGCCAAAGAGTATCTGGTCACCTTAGGTAATCCAATTGATGCTAGCTATATTCAGCCCTTTTTAGATGGCATGTATTTCGGCTATGAAGACATTACCACCAAGCCCGCTGAGCTTGAGATAGTGTCAGATTATCAAGCTAAAGTGACACTGCATGAAGGTAAGTATCATCAAATTAAGCGCATGTTTGGCCGCTTTCGTAACCCTGTGGTCGCGCTGCATCGCACTGCTATTGGCGAAATAAAACTGGCAGATTTGCCGCTAGGTGAGTATCGCGAGCTAACCCAGGCCGAGGTTGACTCGGTTAAGCGTTAA
- the glnD gene encoding [protein-PII] uridylyltransferase, translating to MFSLPEAAQLRADMTISELKHAIKALDEQLHACILDYSINETLLKRAEFFDQLLTLLWQQQGFDSNNLSLNAVGGYGRKTLHPYSDIDICIIHSNALTAEDGDKAGAFLTALWDLNLDLGHGVRSLNDTFSACKNDITIATSHLEIRHICGNSDHEQQVLQAMYADKLWSSQSFFSAKKQEQQLRHQKAGGTAYSIEPNLKNSPGGIRDIQTLTWISRKHFNAADMHGVRSQGFFSNDEYAELIECQNILFRVRFALHQVAGRSENRLLLQYQADVAKMMGFGEGSSLGEGGNIAIEKMMRQLFRVMKRIRELNQLLMAYFERAILPKNHTEPQVLNEQFEIVDNHIHVRHDDVFIDRTQILALFELIAEHHEQIVGITPETLRLLRQVRRRLMADLQDFQACREKFVAIFNNHRGLGLALTLMHQHGILSSYLPQWRQIVGQMQFDLFHAYTVDEHTHKVVQNVLKYAHTKQDGAVDSATRLASEIYQKMSNKSSLLFGALFHDLAKGRGGDHSELGAVDALHFARYHGLKQSQQQLVSWLVEQHLLMSVTSQRMDIYDPDVVQRFAKQVGTQTRLDALYCLTIADIQATNVDLWNDWKAALIRDLYFATRNVLRSGGENVLQLRTIVREHKQEALGLMQLDDNGAQAVKEVWKQLPISFFSHAEADDIARYSKALVAHKATLPNADNPFDTLIVIDDTVVKGCSDVFVYTQDRAGLFVKLFKTLSALKISVKQAQISRTKDGYVVESFKILDFDEKPIDSQSRRELIINKLKSVLDNNAKPPKQRLSRQHQSFDNQPNVEFLYSRHSTRSLISVSALDTHEFMDKVASAFRELDLNIHSATISSVGERADNVFLVSNNQGQQLDQREQQALSNLLINRINDEQAAVGEFEI from the coding sequence ATGTTTTCGTTACCAGAAGCCGCTCAGCTACGCGCAGATATGACCATCAGCGAGCTAAAACATGCGATAAAAGCACTCGATGAGCAGCTTCATGCGTGCATTTTAGATTATTCAATTAACGAAACGCTACTAAAACGCGCCGAGTTTTTTGACCAGCTACTTACATTGCTTTGGCAGCAACAAGGTTTTGATTCAAACAACCTATCGCTCAATGCTGTCGGCGGGTATGGCCGCAAAACACTGCACCCTTATTCAGACATCGATATCTGCATCATCCATAGCAATGCGTTAACTGCAGAAGACGGCGACAAAGCCGGCGCATTTCTTACCGCGTTATGGGACTTAAATCTGGACCTAGGTCATGGCGTTCGTTCACTAAATGATACCTTCAGCGCCTGTAAAAATGACATCACCATTGCGACCAGCCATTTAGAAATCCGCCATATTTGCGGCAATAGCGATCACGAGCAACAAGTGCTACAAGCCATGTATGCCGACAAGCTTTGGAGCAGCCAAAGTTTCTTTTCAGCAAAAAAGCAAGAACAGCAATTGCGCCACCAAAAAGCGGGTGGCACAGCTTATAGCATTGAACCCAACCTTAAAAATAGTCCTGGCGGCATTCGTGATATTCAAACTCTGACCTGGATTTCACGCAAACACTTCAACGCCGCCGATATGCATGGTGTGCGTAGTCAGGGCTTTTTCAGTAATGACGAATACGCCGAATTAATTGAGTGTCAGAACATTTTATTTAGAGTGCGCTTTGCTTTGCATCAAGTTGCTGGGCGTAGTGAAAACCGGTTATTACTGCAATATCAGGCTGATGTCGCCAAAATGATGGGCTTTGGTGAAGGCTCATCCTTAGGTGAAGGCGGCAATATCGCCATTGAAAAAATGATGCGCCAGCTATTTAGAGTGATGAAGCGCATCCGCGAGCTTAATCAGCTGCTTATGGCATATTTTGAGCGCGCGATTTTGCCAAAAAACCATACTGAACCACAGGTGCTCAACGAGCAATTCGAGATAGTCGACAATCATATTCACGTGCGCCATGACGATGTATTTATTGACCGCACGCAAATTCTGGCTTTGTTTGAACTTATTGCTGAGCACCATGAACAAATTGTTGGTATTACCCCTGAAACTCTGCGATTACTTAGGCAGGTTCGCCGCCGCTTAATGGCCGATTTGCAAGACTTTCAGGCATGCCGTGAAAAATTTGTCGCCATATTTAACAATCATCGCGGCCTAGGTTTAGCGCTCACCTTAATGCATCAACACGGTATTTTGTCGTCCTATTTACCTCAATGGCGACAAATTGTGGGCCAAATGCAGTTTGACCTTTTCCACGCCTACACGGTCGATGAACACACCCACAAAGTGGTGCAAAACGTACTTAAATATGCGCACACCAAACAAGATGGTGCGGTTGATTCAGCTACACGCCTAGCAAGTGAGATTTATCAAAAGATGTCGAACAAATCGAGCTTGTTGTTTGGTGCCTTATTTCACGACCTGGCCAAAGGTCGCGGCGGCGATCACAGCGAATTAGGCGCTGTTGATGCGCTGCACTTTGCCCGTTATCACGGATTAAAACAATCGCAGCAGCAGTTGGTCAGCTGGCTTGTTGAGCAGCACTTGTTAATGTCGGTTACCTCTCAGCGCATGGATATTTACGACCCTGACGTGGTGCAGCGTTTTGCTAAACAAGTCGGTACCCAAACACGGCTGGATGCGCTTTACTGCCTGACGATTGCCGATATTCAGGCCACTAATGTCGATTTATGGAATGACTGGAAAGCAGCGTTAATTCGCGACTTGTATTTCGCCACTCGCAATGTACTGAGAAGCGGCGGCGAAAATGTATTGCAACTGCGCACCATTGTCAGAGAGCATAAGCAAGAAGCCCTTGGTTTAATGCAGCTAGACGATAATGGCGCACAGGCCGTCAAAGAAGTTTGGAAGCAATTACCTATTTCGTTTTTCAGCCATGCCGAAGCAGACGACATCGCCCGTTATTCCAAAGCATTAGTCGCTCACAAAGCCACGTTGCCAAATGCCGATAACCCGTTTGACACCTTGATTGTCATCGATGACACAGTGGTTAAGGGCTGCAGCGATGTGTTTGTGTACACTCAAGATAGAGCAGGTTTATTTGTTAAGTTATTCAAAACCTTATCGGCATTGAAGATATCGGTGAAACAAGCGCAGATCTCGCGCACGAAAGATGGTTATGTGGTTGAGTCATTCAAAATTCTCGACTTTGATGAAAAGCCAATCGACAGTCAGTCTCGCCGCGAGCTAATTATCAACAAGCTTAAAAGCGTGCTCGACAATAACGCCAAACCGCCTAAGCAACGTTTATCACGCCAACATCAAAGTTTCGATAACCAGCCAAACGTTGAGTTCCTGTATTCGCGCCACTCAACCCGCAGCCTGATAAGCGTATCTGCACTCGACAC